One region of Paenibacillus sp. genomic DNA includes:
- a CDS encoding sugar ABC transporter permease translates to MNMTKWKTGAVGYAFLLPWLVGLFAFYLGPIIASFYLSFTQYDMFNAPKWIGVQNYAQIFTDDYRMRDSVKATFAYVLLSVPLRLAFALFIAILLNQNLRHLNFYRTVYYIPSLLGGSVAISILWKQVFDGDGLFNRGLAMLGVQGPSWISDPNYAIYSLVGLSVWQFGAVMIIFLAGLKQIPGELYEAATVDGAGAMRKFWRITLPLLTPVIFFNLVVTVIQSFQTFTKAFIISGGTGGPVNSTLLYSLYLYIRGFSYLEMGYASALAWLLLAIIAAFTGLLFLSSRYWVYYSDGGR, encoded by the coding sequence ATGAACATGACGAAATGGAAAACCGGCGCGGTCGGATACGCGTTTTTGCTGCCGTGGTTGGTCGGGTTGTTCGCGTTTTATTTGGGACCGATCATCGCATCTTTTTACTTGTCTTTTACCCAGTACGACATGTTCAATGCCCCGAAATGGATCGGGGTGCAAAATTACGCGCAAATTTTTACCGACGATTACCGGATGCGCGATTCGGTGAAGGCGACCTTCGCGTACGTGCTGCTGTCGGTGCCGCTGCGCCTCGCCTTCGCGCTGTTCATCGCGATCCTGCTGAACCAAAACCTGCGGCACTTGAATTTCTACCGCACCGTGTATTACATCCCGTCGCTGCTCGGGGGCAGCGTCGCGATCTCGATCCTGTGGAAGCAGGTGTTCGACGGAGACGGCTTGTTCAACCGGGGTCTGGCGATGCTAGGCGTCCAAGGGCCTTCCTGGATTTCCGATCCGAACTATGCGATTTACTCGCTCGTCGGGCTGTCCGTCTGGCAGTTCGGGGCGGTCATGATCATTTTCCTCGCGGGGCTTAAGCAAATTCCCGGAGAGCTGTACGAAGCGGCCACGGTCGACGGCGCCGGCGCCATGAGGAAGTTTTGGCGCATTACGCTGCCGCTGCTCACGCCGGTCATTTTCTTCAACCTCGTCGTTACGGTCATTCAATCGTTCCAGACGTTCACGAAAGCGTTCATTATCAGCGGAGGCACCGGCGGCCCGGTCAATTCGACGCTGCTGTACTCGCTGTACTTATATATTCGCGGGTTCTCGTATTTGGAGATGGGATACGCCTCGGCGCTGGCGTGGCTTTTGCTCGCGATCATCGCCGCGTTCACGGGGCTGCTGTTTTTATCTTCCCGCTATTGGGTGTACTACTCGGATGGGGGGCGATAA
- a CDS encoding carbohydrate ABC transporter permease codes for MTMTNMRALSLHAFILAFGALMLYPVLWLFSSSFKPTDIIFTDPRLWPASVTLQHYVEGWFGLRNIQFGRFFLNSLIICLLAVVGNIISSSMAAFAFARISFPLRNLWFAIMLGTIMLPGHVTLIPQYIIFHKLGWVDTFLPLTVPKFVAEAFYVFLIVQFIRGIPKELDESAKIDGCGTLTLYLRVIMPLAAPALITTGIFTFMGTWDDFFSQLIYLSDISKFTVPLGLRLFLDSSGDSNWGAVFAMSVLSIVPSLLVFFAGQRYFVEGIATTGLKG; via the coding sequence ATGACGATGACGAACATGCGCGCGCTGTCGCTTCACGCGTTCATCCTCGCGTTCGGCGCACTGATGCTGTATCCGGTGCTGTGGCTCTTCAGCAGCTCGTTCAAGCCGACCGACATCATCTTCACCGATCCGCGGCTGTGGCCCGCGAGCGTAACGCTGCAGCATTACGTCGAAGGATGGTTCGGGCTGCGCAACATTCAATTCGGCCGGTTTTTCTTGAATTCGCTGATCATCTGTTTGTTGGCGGTCGTCGGCAACATCATCAGCTCGTCCATGGCGGCGTTCGCGTTCGCGCGCATCTCGTTCCCGCTGCGAAATCTGTGGTTCGCGATCATGCTCGGCACGATCATGCTGCCGGGGCACGTAACGCTCATCCCGCAGTATATCATTTTCCACAAGCTCGGCTGGGTCGATACGTTCCTGCCGCTGACGGTGCCGAAATTCGTCGCGGAAGCGTTTTACGTATTCCTGATCGTGCAGTTTATCCGCGGCATTCCGAAGGAGCTCGACGAGAGCGCGAAGATCGACGGCTGCGGCACGTTGACATTGTATTTGCGCGTGATCATGCCGCTGGCCGCGCCGGCGCTCATTACGACGGGCATTTTCACCTTCATGGGCACGTGGGACGACTTTTTCAGCCAGCTCATTTACTTGAGCGATATCAGCAAGTTTACGGTGCCGCTGGGTCTCAGGCTGTTCCTCGATTCGTCGGGCGATTCGAACTGGGGCGCGGTGTTCGCGATGTCGGTCTTGTCGATCGTGCCGAGTTTGCTCGTCTTTTTCGCCGGACAGCGGTATTTCGTGGAAGGCATAGCCACGACGGGATTGAAGGGGTAA
- a CDS encoding sensor histidine kinase — protein MRSILAYPKKLFAIIVLCFFGLNALFLLVSGAAFYATYTELAYREIKEAKSDLLQASSHQLSNYVKGIQDTAVFIVTNDMVQDHLSTRPESFFEFHTRSKEIYDYLLRMQSVKEGIHSIELYTDQYAGYTPVQDNFLYSYEEAQRQGWLSGLTEADGFWSSAREGAAGSGRPPMVSYVHRVMGDGGQTLGVVKINIPARELFRALSLAYPADDSDDYYILMDTRGKYIASTLPEGEAVRYGAASAVEPERVAGGLARSNEANPVDIAGRTYSIIHADGGTANWKLTQLLARDVFVGSREQVQRLTIMLLSVLIVVSIPVVFWISRKLTSPIGDIVEAMRTVEKGDFSVRIQGSSIYEYQYLTSQFNRMVSRLKELMWQVNKEHTDRREAEMRLLQAQIKPHFLYNTLDMIHWRALDYNARDISQMVHQLSKLFRIGLSNDKWYVALKDEFVHADCYMTIQKYRQQFPIRYTENVQKELYGCLIPKIVLQPFLENAVIHGFRGRKEEAAIEVTAERAAQDNEEVLVLRIRDNGVGLPEGFDVRTAKGIGIRNVIQRIRLYCGPQYGVAVRPAPGGGAEVEIRLPLVRDEEEIERLRRSLWHEDDTAGG, from the coding sequence ATGCGCTCCATACTCGCATATCCCAAAAAATTGTTCGCCATTATCGTGCTCTGCTTCTTCGGGTTGAACGCGCTGTTCCTGCTCGTTTCCGGGGCTGCGTTTTATGCGACGTACACCGAACTGGCGTATCGGGAAATCAAGGAAGCGAAGTCGGATCTGCTGCAGGCGTCGTCGCATCAGCTGTCGAATTACGTGAAGGGCATCCAGGACACGGCGGTTTTCATCGTCACGAACGACATGGTTCAGGATCACTTGTCGACGCGCCCCGAGAGCTTCTTCGAATTTCATACCCGGTCGAAAGAGATCTATGACTACTTGCTTCGCATGCAGTCGGTGAAGGAAGGCATTCATTCTATCGAGCTGTATACGGATCAATACGCGGGCTATACGCCGGTGCAGGATAATTTCTTGTACTCGTACGAGGAGGCGCAGCGGCAAGGATGGCTGAGCGGACTGACCGAGGCGGACGGGTTTTGGAGCTCGGCGCGGGAGGGCGCCGCCGGGTCGGGACGGCCGCCGATGGTCAGCTACGTGCACCGGGTGATGGGCGACGGCGGTCAAACGCTCGGCGTCGTTAAAATCAACATCCCGGCGCGCGAGCTGTTCCGGGCGCTGTCCCTCGCGTACCCCGCCGACGACAGCGACGATTACTACATTCTCATGGATACCCGCGGCAAATACATCGCTTCGACGCTGCCGGAAGGCGAAGCGGTGCGGTACGGGGCGGCGTCGGCCGTCGAACCGGAGCGGGTCGCGGGCGGGCTCGCGCGGTCGAACGAGGCGAACCCCGTCGACATCGCGGGCCGGACGTACAGCATCATTCATGCGGACGGCGGCACCGCCAATTGGAAGCTGACCCAGCTGCTCGCGCGCGACGTCTTCGTCGGCAGCCGCGAGCAGGTGCAGCGGCTGACGATCATGCTGCTGAGCGTATTGATCGTCGTTTCGATTCCGGTCGTCTTCTGGATTTCTCGGAAGCTGACGTCGCCGATCGGGGACATCGTCGAGGCGATGCGCACCGTGGAGAAAGGGGATTTCTCCGTTCGCATCCAAGGCTCCTCGATCTATGAATATCAATATTTGACCTCGCAATTTAATCGCATGGTGAGCCGCCTGAAGGAACTGATGTGGCAGGTCAACAAAGAGCATACCGACCGCCGGGAGGCGGAGATGCGGCTGCTGCAGGCTCAGATCAAGCCGCATTTCCTGTACAACACGCTCGACATGATTCACTGGCGCGCGTTGGATTATAACGCCCGGGACATCAGCCAGATGGTGCATCAGCTGTCGAAGCTGTTCCGGATCGGTCTCAGCAACGACAAATGGTACGTCGCGCTCAAAGACGAGTTCGTGCACGCGGACTGCTACATGACGATTCAAAAATATCGCCAGCAGTTCCCGATTCGCTATACGGAGAACGTGCAGAAGGAGCTGTACGGCTGTCTCATTCCGAAAATCGTGCTTCAGCCGTTCCTTGAGAACGCTGTCATCCACGGCTTCCGCGGCCGCAAGGAGGAAGCGGCGATCGAGGTGACGGCGGAGCGCGCGGCGCAAGACAACGAAGAGGTGCTCGTCCTGCGCATTCGCGACAACGGCGTCGGGCTGCCGGAAGGGTTCGACGTGCGGACCGCGAAGGGCATCGGCATCCGCAACGTGATCCAGCGCATTCGGCTGTACTGCGGGCCGCAGTACGGCGTCGCCGTCCGGCCCGCCCCGGGCGGGGGCGCCGAGGTTGAAATTCGGCTGCCGCTCGTCCGCGACGAAGAAGAAATCGAAAGGCTGAGAAGGAGCTTATGGCATGAAGACGATACTGCTGGCGGATGA
- a CDS encoding ABC transporter substrate-binding protein gives MKRKNWFVTLSCAMLLLAACSSNGGSAPGAQSGTGGGEQPAGETKTAPAEEKIELRMSWWGSQERHDKTLQAIELFEAKYPHITIVGEYSGFDGYFDKLNTQLAAGNAPDIIQLGGNIKEYYERGALAPLDEYLGDVLSVADLSESMIKEATFDGKYYGVTVGVSGTGILVNKRLFQEANVPLPPKEWTREEYNQLILTLSENLGEGIYGSYDLSGNKPAFTDFLASEGKQVYKDGKLDFTKEDMIRWFTMWDELRKANAIVPPEMQVANNPDAADKSLVVKGQVAMQYTSASQIFGFQQLTQDELGLLTSPNGPMGTGMYPPPSGQFMTVYGKSEHPKEAAMFIDFMVNNEEAATVLGNTRGVPPSEKVRELLSQTSSPVDKVLYDYISLSNEVASNFEYEIFPLDNEFVNLLRLTSEQIAFGQMSVEKAVDQFMVEAEKLLAKAKQ, from the coding sequence TTGAAAAGGAAAAATTGGTTTGTAACGTTGTCGTGCGCGATGCTGCTGCTCGCCGCATGCTCTTCGAACGGCGGCAGCGCGCCGGGGGCGCAGAGCGGAACGGGCGGCGGCGAACAGCCGGCAGGAGAGACGAAGACGGCGCCGGCGGAAGAAAAGATCGAGCTGCGGATGTCGTGGTGGGGCTCGCAGGAGCGGCATGACAAGACGCTTCAGGCGATCGAGCTGTTCGAGGCGAAATACCCGCACATTACGATCGTCGGCGAATATTCCGGCTTCGACGGCTATTTCGACAAGCTGAACACGCAGCTGGCCGCAGGCAACGCGCCGGACATTATCCAGCTCGGCGGCAACATCAAAGAGTATTACGAGCGCGGAGCGTTGGCGCCGCTCGACGAATATCTGGGCGACGTACTCTCCGTAGCCGATCTGTCCGAGTCGATGATCAAAGAAGCCACATTCGACGGTAAGTATTACGGCGTCACGGTCGGCGTCAGCGGAACGGGCATTTTGGTGAACAAGCGGCTGTTCCAGGAAGCGAACGTGCCGCTGCCTCCGAAAGAGTGGACGAGAGAGGAATACAACCAACTGATTCTTACGCTTTCCGAGAACCTCGGGGAAGGCATCTACGGCTCCTACGACTTATCGGGCAACAAGCCGGCGTTCACGGACTTCCTGGCGAGCGAAGGCAAGCAGGTGTACAAGGACGGCAAGCTCGATTTTACGAAGGAAGATATGATCCGCTGGTTCACGATGTGGGATGAGCTGCGCAAAGCGAATGCCATCGTGCCGCCGGAGATGCAAGTGGCGAACAACCCGGACGCAGCGGACAAATCGCTCGTCGTCAAAGGGCAGGTCGCGATGCAGTACACGTCGGCGTCGCAAATTTTCGGCTTCCAGCAGCTGACGCAGGACGAGCTGGGCCTCCTCACGAGCCCGAACGGTCCGATGGGCACCGGCATGTATCCGCCGCCGTCCGGCCAGTTCATGACGGTGTACGGGAAATCGGAGCATCCGAAGGAAGCGGCGATGTTTATCGATTTCATGGTGAACAACGAGGAAGCCGCTACGGTGCTTGGCAATACGCGAGGCGTGCCGCCGTCCGAGAAGGTGCGGGAGCTGCTGTCGCAAACGTCTTCCCCGGTGGATAAGGTGCTTTACGACTATATCAGCTTGTCCAACGAAGTGGCGAGCAACTTCGAGTACGAAATTTTCCCGCTCGACAACGAATTCGTCAACCTGCTTCGGCTGACGAGCGAGCAAATCGCGTTCGGCCAAATGTCGGTCGAGAAAGCGGTCGATCAGTTCATGGTCGAAGCGGAAAAGCTGCTCGCGAAAGCGAAGCAATAA